GTTCATAAtagataatattttcatggAGATCTACGTGATCCATATGTTTTAGTCAAATGTTTGCATTCCTTGTATTTGTAAAGAATGtacattaataaaatgggtaaaagaacaaataataAACTAATATATGAGGATATTATAGTGGCTGATGCAAACCCACTTAATatcaataataaaaatgttaatgaAGCATCTGATAtaactgcaaaaaaatgtaaataccTTAACAAATTCTGTTGATTCTGGTGATATAATTCCACCTAAACAGTCGTTTACATTTTGAGGTATATCATCATTcagtatattatatatgaaccattcatattttgcatctgcttttttcagaaatttaaatatacttGAGAATATAgattttttggggggtctATACGTATCCATTATAGGTAATTTGCACTTCAATGCTTTATATGTTTGTTCTTAGCTGTAGATACTATGGTGAGTGTTATCAAGTTTTCCATATTCATCatcatatttaattttatcaaatgaTTTGTCATAactacaaatatttttcagaggaatcataaaaattgtcattaTTATGAACATTTTCATAggaatcataaaaattgtcacaattatgaaaattttcattgcacctttttgtattaagttgttttttaattttattatcttGCATCAGTGATTTTAATCTCTTTTCGAAAGTGCAGTCATCCTCATCTACtatgttcataattttatccTATAAGAGGtcgtatttttctttcaaatcTATGTCTACATCTCCCCTTAGCAATCTGCTAGTTCTGGAATTTAATACTATACTGGGTTTAACTATTTTATCCTGTGATCCACCCAAGTTAGTATTTATCTAATAATTaggataaatatttaaatatgcgaaaagataggattatttaaatattaataaaatttccatcatgaaataaacctgtgAAACCGCccaaaaatgtagaaaaaattaaatttaatagaCAAATGTATGCCtttctaaaaatatttccatgatattgctaaaatagcaaacgtaaggaatttaaggaagtagatgcctttgttgtttaCTATCATGTTGTATAAGCTTAGGATTTCAAAAATGCATGCGAAGCagca
The Plasmodium cynomolgi strain B DNA, scaffold: 1339, whole genome shotgun sequence genome window above contains:
- a CDS encoding Pv-fam-d protein (putative); this encodes MNIVDEDDCTFEKRLKSLMQDNKIKKQLNTKRCNENFHNCDNFYDSYENVHNNDNFYDSSEKY